One segment of Terriglobia bacterium DNA contains the following:
- the pgm gene encoding phosphoglucomutase (alpha-D-glucose-1,6-bisphosphate-dependent) — MAHPLAGKPAEPSMLVNVPRLITAYYAGRPDPSVPAERVAFGTSGHRGTSLSNSFNEAHILAISQAICGYRREQKISGPLFLAKDTHALSEPAYATALEVLAANEIDVMIDRDDGYTPTPVLSRAILTYNAQPKTERADGIVITPSHNPPEDGGFKYNPPDGGPADTTITSWIAARANALLAGGLGEVRRIPLARALKSRSIHRHDYATAYIDDLNAVVDLEAIRGAELDIGVDPLGGAGVAYWDRISDRYNMPLTVVNKLVDPTFRFMTLDWDGQIRMDCSSPYAMAALISLKDRFDVAFACDTDHDRHGIVTRSAGLMNPNHYLAAAISYLFQNRPEWQPRASVGKTLVSSGMIDRVAAKLGRKLVEVPVGFKWFVEGLLDGSLGFGGEESAGASFLRRDGIVWTTDKDGIIMGLLAAEMTAVTGRDPGELYAELTAEFGSPAYQRIDVPATAEQKAVLKGLTPEQVKTSSLAGEKIEAMLTTAPGNGQPIGGLKVVTANGWFAARPSGTEDVYKVYAESFIGEDHLHKIQEEARQIISRVFAEAGAKSASG; from the coding sequence ATGGCGCATCCCCTGGCTGGCAAGCCGGCCGAACCTTCCATGCTGGTGAATGTTCCGCGGCTGATCACGGCCTATTATGCCGGGCGGCCTGACCCATCCGTACCGGCAGAGAGGGTGGCCTTTGGAACTTCCGGGCACCGCGGCACGTCCCTTTCCAACTCCTTCAATGAGGCGCACATCCTGGCCATCAGCCAGGCCATCTGCGGCTACCGCCGCGAGCAGAAAATCAGCGGACCGCTCTTCCTGGCCAAAGATACCCACGCGCTCTCGGAGCCTGCTTACGCCACGGCCCTCGAAGTCCTGGCGGCCAATGAGATTGACGTGATGATCGACCGCGACGATGGCTATACGCCCACGCCGGTGCTCTCGCGCGCCATCCTCACCTATAATGCCCAGCCGAAGACGGAGCGCGCCGACGGGATCGTGATTACGCCTTCGCACAATCCTCCCGAAGACGGCGGCTTCAAATACAACCCTCCGGACGGCGGCCCGGCCGATACCACCATCACAAGCTGGATTGCCGCTCGGGCAAATGCTTTGCTGGCTGGCGGGCTTGGCGAGGTCCGCAGAATTCCATTGGCACGAGCTCTGAAGTCTCGAAGCATCCACAGACATGACTATGCAACGGCCTACATTGACGACTTGAATGCTGTGGTTGACCTCGAGGCCATTCGCGGCGCGGAACTCGACATCGGCGTCGATCCCCTGGGCGGAGCAGGTGTGGCCTATTGGGACCGCATCAGCGATCGGTACAACATGCCTCTTACTGTGGTTAATAAACTGGTTGATCCCACCTTCCGTTTTATGACGCTCGACTGGGACGGCCAGATTCGCATGGACTGTTCGTCGCCCTACGCGATGGCGGCACTGATCTCGCTGAAAGACCGTTTTGACGTGGCTTTTGCCTGCGACACGGACCACGACCGCCACGGCATCGTTACGCGCAGCGCGGGCTTGATGAACCCCAACCATTACCTGGCGGCGGCGATTTCCTATCTGTTCCAGAACCGCCCGGAATGGCAGCCCCGGGCCAGCGTGGGCAAGACGCTGGTGAGCAGCGGCATGATCGATCGCGTGGCGGCCAAATTGGGCCGCAAGCTGGTCGAGGTCCCGGTCGGCTTCAAATGGTTCGTCGAGGGGCTGCTGGACGGTTCGCTGGGATTTGGCGGCGAGGAGAGCGCCGGAGCGTCATTCCTGCGGCGCGATGGCATCGTCTGGACCACCGACAAAGATGGCATCATCATGGGCCTGCTGGCGGCCGAGATGACCGCGGTGACGGGCCGCGATCCCGGCGAACTTTATGCTGAACTGACAGCCGAATTCGGCTCGCCCGCCTACCAGCGCATCGATGTTCCCGCCACCGCTGAGCAGAAGGCGGTCCTGAAAGGACTCACGCCCGAGCAGGTGAAAACTTCGTCGCTGGCCGGGGAAAAGATTGAAGCGATGCTCACCACCGCTCCCGGCAATGGCCAGCCCATCGGCGGACTGAAAGTGGTAACCGCAAACGGCTGGTTCGCCGCCCGGCCCTCCGGCACGGAAGACGTTTACAAAGTCTACGCCGAAAGTTTTATCGGCGAAGACCATCTGCACAAAATCCAGGAAGAGGCCCGGCAGATTATCTCCCGAGTGTTTGCCGAGGCAGGAGCGAAAAGCGCCTCAGGGTAG
- the ccsA gene encoding cytochrome c biogenesis protein CcsA, with translation MYSVLLWLALVLYFVGIVLTAPSVIRRRPSLPSAALAALGAGLALHASSLIARAIDLHRLPVIDVQSALSFFAFLVTLAFFLAYLRYRINVLGIFMLPLVFVLTLFSALRPGPTFQSTAFRSGWLMVHISCIMLGYVGFFLTFIAAVMFLVQESQLKSKNPRQTYYWLPSLEVCDQLYFRSLKFGLPFLTIGILTGFVWAARTWHGAWELDPKILAALITWLIYLFLFSVRLSGTWPGRASAYVAILGFAAIMVTFVGISFVSGWHGYLPRLGGAP, from the coding sequence ATGTATTCCGTCTTATTGTGGCTGGCGCTGGTCCTCTATTTCGTGGGGATTGTGCTGACGGCGCCTTCCGTCATACGGCGCCGGCCGTCGCTGCCCTCCGCGGCGTTGGCAGCTCTTGGCGCGGGCCTGGCGCTGCACGCCTCGTCGCTCATTGCCAGAGCGATTGACCTGCATCGCCTTCCGGTCATTGACGTGCAGAGCGCCCTTTCGTTCTTCGCCTTTCTGGTGACGCTCGCTTTTTTTCTGGCCTATTTGCGTTATCGAATCAACGTCCTGGGTATTTTCATGCTGCCGCTGGTTTTTGTTTTGACCCTGTTCTCGGCGCTCCGGCCAGGGCCGACGTTCCAGTCCACGGCCTTCCGCAGCGGCTGGTTAATGGTCCACATCAGTTGCATCATGCTGGGCTACGTGGGTTTTTTTCTTACCTTCATCGCGGCTGTCATGTTCCTCGTCCAGGAAAGCCAGTTGAAATCCAAAAACCCCCGGCAAACCTATTACTGGCTGCCGTCGCTCGAAGTATGCGACCAGCTCTACTTTCGGTCGCTCAAGTTCGGACTTCCCTTCCTGACGATTGGAATCCTGACAGGGTTCGTCTGGGCGGCGCGGACGTGGCACGGCGCCTGGGAACTTGATCCCAAGATACTGGCGGCGCTGATCACCTGGCTCATCTATCTATTTCTGTTTTCCGTGCGATTGAGCGGTACCTGGCCCGGACGGGCCTCCGCCTATGTGGCCATTCTGGGCTTCGCGGCCATCATGGTGACGTTTGTGGGCATCAGCTTTGTGAGCGGCTGGCACGGCTACCTGCCGCGCCTGGGCGGCGCCCCGTAA
- the hemA gene encoding glutamyl-tRNA reductase: MNLALVGINHRTAPVEIRERMSIPESRLQEAVADLVRREGIEEGLILSTCNRVEVAANARDGVAPIPIIRNFLADHHQCNLALYENHFYQHRQQGAVEHLFRVASSLDSMIVGEPQILGQLKQAYTSARQAGALNGALNEISLQALAVARKVRRNTAIGESAVSVSYAAVELARKIFGDLTGKTILVLGAGKMSEIAARNLIRSGAGAILVANRTYERAVELAEAFHGTAIRIEQMLDHVEKADIVICSTAAPHYVIHRHHAERWLAARKNRPMFFVDISVPRNVDPAVNELDNAFVYDIDDLGQVVESNKKQREREAIWAEEIIQQEVQKAMRRLASREVVPTIVALEQRLEAIRENEVERYRGRLGDLTPQQREAIDALTHGILNKILHGPITELKSGVGRPEQSSLVSLVRKMFGVSE, encoded by the coding sequence ATGAATCTCGCTCTTGTGGGAATCAACCATCGGACGGCGCCCGTGGAAATCCGCGAACGGATGAGCATTCCGGAATCGCGGCTTCAGGAAGCCGTCGCCGATCTCGTGCGGCGGGAAGGCATTGAAGAGGGCCTGATTCTCTCTACCTGCAATCGAGTGGAAGTGGCTGCCAATGCCCGGGATGGCGTTGCGCCGATACCCATCATTCGCAATTTCCTCGCCGACCACCATCAATGCAACCTGGCGCTCTACGAAAACCACTTCTATCAGCATCGCCAGCAGGGGGCCGTCGAACACCTTTTTCGCGTGGCATCAAGCCTGGATTCGATGATCGTGGGCGAGCCGCAAATCCTTGGGCAGTTGAAGCAGGCCTACACCTCGGCGCGCCAGGCGGGAGCATTGAACGGCGCTCTGAATGAGATCAGCCTGCAGGCCCTGGCCGTGGCGCGCAAAGTGCGGCGAAACACCGCCATCGGCGAATCGGCCGTTTCTGTCTCCTACGCGGCCGTTGAACTGGCGCGGAAGATCTTCGGCGACCTGACAGGCAAAACCATCCTGGTGCTCGGCGCAGGCAAAATGAGTGAAATTGCCGCCAGGAACCTTATTCGGAGCGGCGCGGGCGCCATTCTGGTGGCCAATCGCACCTATGAGCGGGCGGTTGAACTGGCAGAAGCATTTCACGGCACCGCAATCCGCATCGAGCAGATGCTGGACCACGTTGAAAAAGCCGATATCGTCATCTGCTCGACCGCCGCCCCGCACTACGTCATCCACCGTCACCACGCCGAACGCTGGCTTGCGGCGCGGAAGAACCGGCCGATGTTTTTTGTGGACATTTCGGTGCCGCGCAACGTCGATCCGGCGGTTAACGAACTTGACAACGCGTTCGTGTACGATATTGACGATCTCGGCCAGGTGGTCGAGTCCAACAAGAAGCAGCGGGAACGGGAAGCCATCTGGGCGGAGGAAATCATTCAGCAGGAAGTGCAGAAAGCCATGCGGCGCCTCGCCTCGCGGGAAGTTGTCCCTACGATCGTGGCGCTGGAGCAGAGGCTTGAAGCCATTCGCGAAAATGAAGTGGAGCGCTACCGCGGCCGGCTGGGTGACCTGACGCCCCAGCAGCGCGAGGCCATCGATGCGCTGACGCACGGCATCCTGAACAAGATCCTGCATGGCCCGATTACTGAACTCAAGAGCGGCGTCGGCCGCCCGGAACAGAGTTCGCTGGTATCACTAGTCCGCAAGATGTTCGGCGTTTCTGAATGA
- the hemC gene encoding hydroxymethylbilane synthase, with protein MKIIIGSRGSSLALWQANWVKERLESDGHEVKIEIIKTSGDKLPNAVLAASGTKGLFIKEIEEALVAGQVDLAVHSMKDLPTDLPQGLGVAAVPEREDPRDALVSKGGLLFEDLPAGARIATSSLRRQSQLLALRPDLDVVPMRGNVDTRLQKLERGDCEALVLAAAGLKRLGFASRITSCFREDEICPAVGQGALAIEIRTQNAAVKEAVAELDHPATHQAVRAERVMLKALGGGCLLPIAAYAKHLSGKLHLTGVVADPAGRQVVRATATGGPDNPEELGEHVAKDLIGKGARELLSHPGPDPK; from the coding sequence ATGAAGATTATCATCGGTTCGCGCGGAAGCTCACTCGCTCTGTGGCAGGCAAACTGGGTGAAGGAGCGCCTGGAGTCCGACGGCCACGAGGTCAAAATCGAAATCATCAAGACCAGTGGTGACAAGCTGCCGAATGCGGTGCTTGCCGCCTCGGGGACCAAAGGGCTGTTCATCAAGGAAATTGAAGAGGCGCTCGTGGCCGGGCAGGTGGACCTTGCCGTCCACAGCATGAAAGACCTTCCGACGGACCTGCCCCAAGGCCTTGGCGTGGCAGCGGTCCCGGAACGCGAGGACCCGCGCGACGCCCTGGTCTCCAAAGGCGGCTTGCTTTTCGAGGACCTTCCAGCCGGCGCGCGCATTGCCACCAGCAGCCTGCGACGGCAGTCCCAACTGCTGGCCTTGCGTCCTGACCTTGACGTTGTCCCGATGCGAGGCAATGTGGACACACGGTTGCAAAAACTGGAGCGAGGCGACTGCGAAGCCCTGGTGCTGGCCGCCGCCGGCTTAAAGCGCCTGGGGTTTGCTTCGCGCATCACAAGCTGCTTCCGGGAAGATGAAATTTGCCCGGCCGTCGGACAGGGAGCGCTCGCCATCGAAATCCGGACGCAGAACGCGGCGGTGAAAGAGGCGGTTGCGGAGCTCGACCATCCAGCCACTCACCAGGCCGTCCGCGCGGAACGGGTCATGCTCAAGGCGCTGGGAGGCGGATGCTTGCTTCCCATCGCCGCGTATGCAAAACACCTGTCAGGCAAATTACACCTGACCGGCGTGGTGGCAGACCCTGCCGGCAGGCAGGTGGTCCGGGCAACGGCCACGGGTGGGCCGGACAATCCGGAAGAACTGGGCGAGCATGTGGCAAAGGATCTCATTGGAAAGGGTGCGCGCGAACTGCTAAGCCATCCAGGGCCGGACCCAAAATAG